AGTCCCTAGGGCCACCGGAGCCCCTAGACTCCCAGCCCACTGTGCCCACAGTGCCACCAGCCGCCTTCCTGTCCCAGAGGCTCCTGGGGGTAAGCGGGTCACAATGATGTGGGGCTCTCCCTCACAATGTGCCAAGAGGGAGAGTCCTGGGCCTGTGTTTGACCCTCCAGCCTGGGCCAGGGCTTAGCAGAGGCCAAACCCTTCACCTTGCGTGTCTCTCCTGTAGCCAGCCACCTGCACCAGCCCATAGGCCCTCTGGCCTGTTCGGTGTCTGTCCCCATCAGCCCCTGCCTGGTCCTCTACGCCAGGCTCTGACCTCTGCACAGACACTGGTCCTGATCTTAACTCCCCAAACAACCCCATTACCAATGACCACCTCACCCCAGCACCCActccccctttctctctgacCTCAGAGCTGTTCACTGGAAAGGGCTGTGGGCTCggaccccctcctcctccctcactggcAGAGTCCCTTCTCCAAGGTTTGTTTCTTTAGAGCCCCACCCCTACCTCCCAACATAACAGCAGGCAAAACCAACAGTTAAACTTTTATATTTACAATATTCTCTTCATCTTTTGCCAGGTTTAAAAATGTGTACAGAGCCGCGaagggttggggtggggacaTGGGATTGTCAAGGAGTTGTTCTGGGGACAGGGGCTGGGCATTGGAGTCCGTGGCTGAATCATGGggtcccccagcccccctcccatGCCCCAGTTTGGGGGGCATCTGTCTACAGGGTTCAGGGCCCAGGTCCCTAGCATTTAGAGGGCAGGGCTGTTTGGAAAGGAGCTAGaccaggcaggggaaggggtgggaaaaGAACTAAGTTTCcatgggtggaggtgggggcagaaGGGACAGTCAGGAGGCAAAGTTCTGGGGAGCCAAGACCAGGGATTCTGGATTTGGGTGTCAGTGGAAGACAGCACTCCACCCCCCATTCAAATTTGGCACTAATGAACCCACAAAATGCCAGCAGACAAGGATTGGCTCCTTCTCGTCTGGTGTCCCTTGAAACCCTTCCCGACATTGTTCCTTTCCCCAGAGGCCCAAACCGTTTCTCTTTGGGCAGTCACCTTACACACATCCCTTCAAATCAAATTCTTCCTGCTGGTGTCTGCCCCAGCGCCatcccccactgccccctccaTCTGTTCCTCAGTACAGCTGACCCCGTTCTCTCCCCCAACCTGTCCGGGAAAGCCTTtctcccctgctctcctcccctcccccctccactgcTCCTTTCCTTCAGCCCTGGCGGCCCAGGGACGAGGGGGCAGGTCAAAGGAGGGGGTGGGCAGCTGAGGGGAGAAGCTGGTTTGAGACCAGGAAGGGATGGCTTCAGAGGGGGACAGTGAAGGGGGGAGGGAAAAcaggggcagagagggagggaagagacatggtGAGAAGAGGGACGCAGGTGGGACCCCTTTAGCTGCCACCTCCCCATCTCCTGTATCCTACCTGCCCTGGCCCAGGACTGAGGAATCCTTGGCACGTTTCGGGGGGTCTTCGCCCCTCAAACCCACCTCACCCGTTTGGCACGGATGAGCGACGGTCTGAGGACGGAGGGAAGAAGGGCTGCCCTCAGACCGCGGTGAGGGCTGTGGTCAAACATGCACGGCCTCTGTGGGTGGCAGGTGGCAGGTGCCacgcagccccccaccccccgaactcgagggggaggaagggcagaGCTTAGGGTCTGCTCATCTCCTCAGGGTTTGTCCCTCCCCCTCAGCTTCTGTCAGTTTGAAGTCCTTTCACACCGGCTGTGTGAGAAGTTAAGTGCTGGGCCTGAGGCCCTAAGATGCAGGGAAGTGCTGGAGAGAAAGGGGCCGGCTGCATgggaaaacatacatccacatgcAAGAACATGTTTCCACTCAGAAATGCATCCTGGACCCAGGGgaagacaagttcccaggcagcACAGGGATGCAGGATCTCCTCCCTTCCCCGCGGCAGGGAATGTGTGCCTGTCATCTGTGGAAGGCGAGCCCTGCCGGGGGAGACCGTGCTTCACCTCACTTGTGCCACGGGGGATACACATGCTTCGCCGGGGCGGGAcggctgggggcagggcaggggggctGTGATTTCCTCGCTACTTCCCAGGCACCACCCTGCGTCGTCCGGTGGCCAAGGGTCGCTGTTTGTGAACACACCACTTCCAGGGTCtccagggggtgggaggagggaggaggtgggagaaggcATGAGGGAACAGGATTCTGGGGCACAAATCCCCGCAGAAATTCTTTGAGGGAGCCAACATGTGTCCAGGGCGGCAAAAAAACCTCACCCTGCACATGGGAAAACACACCCCCTCGTGAGAAAGCACACCTCCACGTGGGAAAATACTTCCACGTCTCCACACATCGAAGACGGGTGTCCAGACGACGGAGGGGAAAAAACACGCCCCCAGTTGTTCAAAGGCCCAGGTCCGGAGAAGAGAACGGGCCACTCCGCGCAGGAGAAGCGCACACATCCCGGCGAGGAACCCCATGTCCACCTAAAGCTCCTCGACCTGTGACAGCCCCACACGACGAAAGCCTGTCGCCAAGTCCTCCTCCCTGCCTTCTGAGTGGGCGGGgagggccggggaggggggcCTCCCCGAGCTTCCCCCTATACCCGAGTGGTGGAGTGGGGATTGGGGAGTGTGTTGTTGTGGCTGGTAGcggtggggggaggcggggggaagGGCccaaagggatggagggaggggggcggCGGACATGTCTCGCATGTCTCGGGGTTCAGAGGAGGAGGGACAAGGAGGCGACTCCACTGAATGGAACTCTGGATGGGGGGAGAGGTTGGGCTTAGATAGATGGAATGGCAGATGCCCCGAGAATGGAGAAAGGGACCCTACTGCCCGGGATGGAGGACAGAACTGGATGAGGAAGGTGGGGGGAATAACTGAAGAGATAGCGGTGGTGGTGAGGTCTAGCCTGGGGTGAAATCCGGCCTCCTTAATATCTCTGCTTTTGTGTGAGACAAATTGGTCAGTCCCTGGTCTCCATACCTTTCTCCTTTACACGTTTTTTCAGCAGATATGTTACCCCCATCCCTATTGACTCCTAAGAGAAAAGACCATAAGAACTGGCGGGAGATGGATGCCAGAGGCTGCACGGGAGCAGGAGGGGTGCTGGCCACAGATTTGGAAAGTGGAGAGGCCAGAATGGAACGACCTGTGCCAGGGATGCggcgggaggagggtgggaggaagcggAGGAACCGGCGAGGAGGCCTTCTAGAACGGGTTCTTCGGGCCCAAGGCGCTCAGCCTGTCTCCCAGGTGAGGGGAGAGCAGTCCCCTCCACATCCCGCTGGCCAACAGAAGCACATTCCAGGTTAGTAGGAACAGCGTCTTTAATGGGCCCCGCCTCCCACGCCGGCTAAGCCGCCCCCCTTGCGTGCAGCCTTGGCCTCTTCCACAGCGGCTCGCAGGGCGCGGGCAGGGTCCCTGCGAAGCAGGGCCAACGCCCCGAGCAGCGAAGCGGCGCCGTCCCCCGCACCGAGCTTTTGGCCACTCAGAAAATAGTGGGGCAGCGTCCCGGCCTCGAGCACCCGGCCCAGCTCATCCAGCAGCCCGAGGCAGCAGGCGCCCGCATTCTCGGGTCGCGCCAGATAGAGCGCGGGCAGCCGCTCGCACGCCCAGTACAGCAACGTCCGCAGGAGATAGGGCGCCGCGACCCTAGTCCCGGCCACCAGCGGGCGCAGCAGCGCCTGGGCCGCCGCGTGCGCTTGCAGCAGGGGAACGGGTATGCGCGTCTTGAGCGCCAGCTCTTGGCGGGCGAAGCAGAGCTGCCATCCGGAGGCGCCCGGCCGCTCTGTgccgccgccgccgggcaccAGGTAGAAGGAAGACGACTCCGAGGCCAGCGGGCCGGCCCACGAGTGGCTCCGAGCCTCCTGGGGCCAGCCGGCCACGGACACCACGGGGATCAAGTCGAAAAGCAGGAGGCGGCGCGGGGGCCCAGGCGTAGCCAGGAGGATGGTGGTGACCCCCGCGTGGCGGGCTGCGTGGACCAAGCGCGGGGCACCCGGGACCGGAAACAGGGACTCAGCGACCGCAGCCAGCGAAGCAAAGAACCAGGCAGCCACCTGGGCGGGGCACAATGTGGGCCATGCCTCCCGAGCCTCCGACGGCTGTGGCACTGGGCTAACGTCGGCTGCTTTGGTGACGTCACCATTCGTTTTTTTCAGTGGTGAGGGAAAGTCAACATCGGTTACGTCTTGTTGAGGCAATTCTGGCACTGAAACATTACTAGGTGATTTTTCCAAAGACTCGTGTGCCTCAGGCTCAGTGACGTCACCGTGCAGCTGGTCCACGGAGATTTGCGGATCCTTGGGAGTTTGTTTGCTTTGGGCTGGGTGGATCGAATCACGTCCTCCTGGGACTGGGGGTCCTAGGCAATCCTGCCATGCCTCCCGGACCGAGGTTCCGCGTACTTGCTCTGGGAGGAAGAGCCATGCGTAACAGGATCCCACGTCCGGTTGCAGCTCCTGCCCAGTGCCATCTAGCGAAAGCACGGGCACCAGGAGGGTGAAGCTGGCGTCGTAGTGAGGTCCCCGAGCGTAGGGACCTAGAGGCGCAGGCCCCAGATCCAGGGAGCCCTCGCGAATCCCGCCACGAAGCAGCAAGAGCTCTGCCTGAGGAGGAAAGCGAAGGTCCCGGCGGTGAACGAGACCTAAGGAAAGAGAAGGGATCGTAAAGGCGTGATCCAGAGCCGGGGCGGGGTGAGGCGGAGCTGAGAGCTGCAAGTTCCCGAAGGCTGGGAGGGTTACTTACcaagcaaagagaaaacaaagtccTTGGCCTGGAGGAGATCTGGTCCTGGCTTGGGACCTTCACTCCAGCTCTCCTGCACACCCAGCTCCTGGATCAGCTGGGTTAGTTCTTGCAGCTGCGCCCCAGAGCAGAAGTCGATGTCCGTGAGCggccgggctggggctgggggcggtgGGCCCCACCAGGGAGCACTCCCCCAGACCGCGGAAGCCATATGGCTCTGTCGTTTTGGGGCTAGGAAATACACAGACGGGAGGAAGCCCAGACGGGCCGTTCCTTTTGCTGCGGAAAACTGGCCCCCGTTCTTTTCTCTTCCAGAGGCCAAGAGGGTTCCCAAGGCACAGTCCGCCAATGGGTCTGCAGACGAAGGGCCCTAAATTTAGTCTTGAAAGGGAACAAATAAACACCTCCTCCGTCCTTGCCCTTTTCTCATATGCTGGTCCCCGCCCCCATGGAACGGTTCACCTGACTCAGCAGGTAGAAAGTAGCTGTTTGGCCCCTCCTAAGGAATGCAGTAGCCTCCTTCGCTGCCCCTTGTCTACGTCCCCTTACCTCTTTTTCAGAAGAGGCTAGTGGTTTACGGCTTCCCTCTTAGGGGTAGCTACAAAGGCTGGGAAGAGAATGGATAGGAAGATTCAACAGGTAACTTCTTCCTGCTGCCTGCAAGGCCACGCCCCTAAATTATAACCACGCCCCTTTCTGGAGGCTGTCGGGGTGGTTCCGGACCAGCCCGGCCTCCAGTCAGAGTTCAGTCCATCCTTTCGCTCTGCAGAGATCTCGCGGCTATCCTGGGAGTTGTAGTTTGTCTTCAAAACTACCAGGGCGTTGGGGCCACGCCGCCACATCCTTTCCGGTTCCGTTCAAGTAGTGCCTGATGGAAGTTGTAGTTTCTATGCAGATAAACTATTCTGTGTCTTTACAAGGCCAGGTCAACCGCACAAACACTCCTTGGGGTTAAAACAGAGGCCTAATAGGATGGATCTGAATAGCAAACAATAATAATGAGGGACATACACTAGGGCATGCGGAGAAATAGGGGACTCCACATCTCACTTGGGAGTAGAGGAGCCCTGGTCATTTAAATCTAGAAGGGTTCTTGCATGCAATTATAActtcattttagaggtgagaCTGCAAGCCTAGAAAGGTTGcacatgacttgtccaaggtcagagcTGAGCCAGAGAGGTGTTGGAAATGGGCTCTCCCGCTGGGACGTATCTCCTTGGAATCGGTGGTGGTGATGTTAGACAAGAACACACCGATAGTGTGCCTGTAGTGACCCAGGGATGGACATCTGACTCAGGGAAGGGACATATTAGTGTTGCCCACCTCAGACACACAAGTGGTGGCAGGGAAAACACTTTGCAATCTCGCAGCTTATGTGTGTATACAGAAGAGTTATCAGGACTGAAAATCAAGTCCAGAGGAAACTCCAGCTGGGCTAGGGCAGGGCAATGAGAAATTATGAGGGGAAGGAAATTGCTCTCAGCGGCCAGTGCTATCATGGACACAGCTTAAGTCCAGGCTGAAACTAGGAGCCAGAATAATAGGACAGAAAGATAGGACACCAGAGACACGCTCACAGATTAGACCAATGCATGCTGGACCAGGAATTCTTACATTCCTTTTTCCCAGGGGTCTGTCTCCACAGTGAACTAGGCCTAAGTCCATGGGCAAGAAAATTAAGTGGAGACACCTCGAGAAAATTAGAGGCCTATGAAGGAGGGCACCGTCAGAATCCAAGGCTCAATTTGGGGAGCCTAAAACACAAGGTTTCCTAGTCACTGACCAAGAGAGGTCTTCTCCCTCAGTAACCACGAGCCCCAAACACAGCCCAGAACGGGGGAGGCAAGTTTGCATACCTCTGGTCGTGACCCAAGAGACCAGATCAGGAAAACTGAAGCCTGGGCTCTTTCTCACAGTCTGGGGAAATCAGGCGTTGGGTGTCCATGCCTACATCTTACCTCCTCCCCAGAGGGTGGCTTCTGAGCCACCCCAGAAAGAACTAAGTTCTCTGGGCTCTGGGGGAGCTTTAAGATGCTGGGGGTGGGTGACAGGGAAAGGAAAATTGCTCTAAACTCTAAAGCACTGCTCTCCAATAGCATTTTCCATGATGATGGAAACGTTCTAAATCTGTGCCGTCCAATACAGTATCCGCTAGCTCcatgtgactactgagcacttAGAAGATCATGACACTgaggaacagaatttttttcttttttggccaagccatgaAGCTTGCAGGGtctgagttccccgaccagggattgaaccccggccacagcagtgaaagcgccaagtcccaacaactggaccaccagggaacagaATTGGACGCCAGGGAAATTCTGTTCCCTGaggaagagaatttttaactttttaacttaatttttaacagaattacttttccttaattgtaactaatttatattctaataggcatatttggctagtggctactgtaattGACAATGCAGCTCTAGGGCCTTGGGGATAACGGATTTAGCTAGACAGCGATGGAGGGAAAGCAGGGATAGTTTAGGTCCTCATCAGGCCCtgtgggatggggctggggtggaTGTCCTCACACAACCACAGAACACTTCTCTTGTCTCTTTATTCCTCATGCATATCTGTCCCCTGATATCCCCACTCCTTGATGGTCTCCGGTGAGGTGCTGGATGTCTCTCGGTGAAGGCGCCTGGGAGACAGAGCTTCGCATTTGTCCCTGCCCGCTCTGAACGGTCTCTGGCGGGCGTCAAAGACCCCATGCCCTAGCCGGGTGCCTGACCCAGGACAGTAGGGCTTCCAGCTGGTCTTGGGAGGCGTAGACATCTGGCGATAGTTCTGGCAGGCTGGAGGAACTGTATCCATGGGGTGGCACACCCAGTCTTGGCCGCCTGCTCGCCGGGAGGATGATTGCAGCTCAATCAGCACAGATACCTCTGAGAAGGTTTGAATGTCATTGTAGGTCACCTGAGCCTTGGGAGAGCAGGAGTTCTGACTGGGTGGGACAGAAGTCCCTGGTATGTGCTGCCCTGCATCCTCCTTTCGAGGACCTGCCTCAGATCTAAATAACTTTCGGGTCTGATGTGGGCCCAAAGCTTGGACAGAGTCAGTTCCTAGAGGGTTCTTGTGGAGGCCTGGATTTGGGGTAAGGCCTGGTTTTTTGGAAACTCTACAGTCTTTTAAAGGTCCTAGGGTACTTTGGAGGACACAGCCTTGGTTGAGGCCTAGACTCTCACGAAGTTCAGGGGATTGGGGCTGATTTGGGGTTTGGGACGTCGTGGATAactggggagggatggggccctgggaagagaggacagacggaggagacttggaggttgggggaaaggtggggggttgTATTAAGGCGGagggcttctggtggttgctgtgtTGATGAAGGACAAAGGATCTGGGAGaaacaagaggcagagaaagagtgcATGGTGGAGGCATGGCGCATGGTGAGCTCTGGGCACTGGTTGGAGAATGGAAGCAAGGTTGAGAAGGTGCAGCATCCTTGGAGTACACCAGGAATTTGGGGTAGACTGGAGCCTGGGGGTCCGTGTTTCTCTTCTCAGAACTGCAAGGATGGAAGCTGCAGTAAGGGAAGGTCTTGGACTGCACAAATTTGTCTTTGGCATCATTTGAGATCTTCCATTCCATATTCCCCGACTCCAGGTAACCCAGTATGGATCCAGTGGAGGGCTTGGCACTGTCCCCACTACATTGCTTCAGTGTTTGCTCAGCTGTACCAGAGCTCACCAGACCATGCCCCTCTTGGGGCCTGGAGACGGTATCCAAGTCCTTTCTGGAGTACCCAGAGTTCTGAGGGGGACACACATGGACCACGTTCTGCTTTACCCTGCGGGCATCGTAGACCACCTGGCCGGAGGAGAGGCCTTGGCTGAAGGCAGACAAGGTAGAGGGAATAGAAGCtagggtgggggtaggggtggtggaagggactggagtGGTCGTCAGGGCCATGACCAGCACTGGGACAGAGGTTGTGGCAGAGATCGGGACAGGGGCTGGTGTAGGGGCTAGGGCAGGAGTAGTAGCAGGGGCAGAAGTTGGGGGAGGAACTGGGGccgaaggtgggggagggaccaGAGTGTTGGCATGGGTATAGATCAGATGAGCATGGGTCAGGGTGCCGACAGAAGTGTGGCCCAGGGACTGGGCTGAGGCATTTGAGGGGCCCT
This window of the Balaenoptera ricei isolate mBalRic1 chromosome 20, mBalRic1.hap2, whole genome shotgun sequence genome carries:
- the LOC132355714 gene encoding transmembrane protein 102, with the translated sequence MASAVWGSAPWWGPPPPAPARPLTDIDFCSGAQLQELTQLIQELGVQESWSEGPKPGPDLLQAKDFVFSLLGLVHRRDLRFPPQAELLLLRGGIREGSLDLGPAPLGPYARGPHYDASFTLLVPVLSLDGTGQELQPDVGSCYAWLFLPEQVRGTSVREAWQDCLGPPVPGGRDSIHPAQSKQTPKDPQISVDQLHGDVTEPEAHESLEKSPSNVSVPELPQQDVTDVDFPSPLKKTNGDVTKAADVSPVPQPSEAREAWPTLCPAQVAAWFFASLAAVAESLFPVPGAPRLVHAARHAGVTTILLATPGPPRRLLLFDLIPVVSVAGWPQEARSHSWAGPLASESSSFYLVPGGGGTERPGASGWQLCFARQELALKTRIPVPLLQAHAAAQALLRPLVAGTRVAAPYLLRTLLYWACERLPALYLARPENAGACCLGLLDELGRVLEAGTLPHYFLSGQKLGAGDGAASLLGALALLRRDPARALRAAVEEAKAARKGGGLAGVGGGAH